ggAAAACGGGCTTTTCAACCCTGAGTCTACCACAAAAGAAGGAGACAAGCTTGGCCATTACATTTCTCTCTGGGATTTCAAAGGAAGAACCTGACAGATGCCACCCTGATGTCCTCTCATGTGTATTGGGTTGACTTTCTCCTCAGGGCATCCTTAACAAAGTCTAGTTCCTCCAGTACCCACTGGGAAAAGAGACCAGATCAGAAACCTAATTTATAGCCACAGGTCAAGTTCAATAGCTTCAGTCACTGGACAAGAGAAATAAGAGAGTGTTTGATGGAACGATGCACACAGCTTCAACCCAAGTCCCAAATAAACCCCGAAGCCCTGCTTCCTGGGAAAAAGACGTCTTCCTATGTGACACTCAGCCCCCCAGCAACAAAACCCAAGGCCAGCTATCATAGCCGACAATGCTTAGAAAGTTCCCAGTGCCCAGGGTGGCTGAGTCATTCACAATTAAAAATCAGCATAGGAAATCCATCTTAAAAGAAGCTGAGTGACATTTCCACTTGGGAAGGGGAAGACCAACCAGCTGCTTCTGTTGGCAGCTGTAATTGTCAAGCTGCTGGCAGGACATCACATTTGCATCCTGCTCAACAAGGAGAGTGCTATGGATCTCAGACCATGTCTCTTACAGTTGCTCCTTGGGGTGGGAGCACGCCCCCTACAGGGCTTCATGAGAAATGCTTTTCCTGGCAAGAACAACAGAGGGACACATTGTGTTTGCTCACTCATGTGGCTTTGGGCATGTTACATCTTCGTATATACAGAGAGGGAGTGAGGCAGTACCCAATACTATTTTATAGATAAGATGATGCACCTACAATACTCTGCATTCGGTGGGAAGGCCAGGTGACGCTGTACCTTGAGTGTCACAGGACCTGACACTGGGGGATGTGCTGCCAAGGAGACAAAGGATCTTTGAAGGAACCCCAAGATGCAATTTTACCAATGAGGGGAGAAGTCTTAGAGGAACTGACAGTAGCCACAGAGGAGTTCTAGACTCCAAACTTTGCAGATAAACCTGGGGCATTGCCAAACCCTTGCTTTAAAATCTCTGGGAGTCCAAACTTTCCTATATAtcaagaaggaaagggggaagtgaataaaaaaaaaaaagccccaaacagCTTCCATTCCACCAAGCCTTTAAACCATGTAAAAGAAATTAGGAGCGCCTGGGTTGCTGCCAAGGCTTAGATCAAAGTCTGTTTGCAGAATGTTGTCAAAAGCTTGGGATTCCAGCCTCACATTGCTGCAGCCGATCAAGAATCTGCACGTGGGACCCCAAGGGCTGAAGGAACACTTCAGAAGCCCCTGAAAGCATCTGTTGTCGTTCTGACATTCAGAGaagcccctgcctgcctctccctcctgtctctacctctacCCCATGCCTTCCAGTAGGGGTACAATTTCagtctgcttcctctttcccatgCTGCTTTCGAAGAACGCATATTCTTTCGGCAGCCCCTAGCCTCAAATGAGAGCTTTGGTTTTAGACCCGGCATGTTTGTCACAGAGATCGGGGGCCTCTGAAGGGAAAGCCCCCAATATCATGggtgaaggagagaaacaaattGAACTCTCAAGAACATCTACTTAGATAAATGACTTGGAGTCATCTACCATGCCCCGATTTTACCTTCAGTCACAGCTGTTCAGGGTAGCTAAGGGGGATTACTCCCTAGAGAGCAATTTAtgaaagaaccccccccccaaaagtctATGATGTGGCCCCTGTGCACAGACTCCCAGTTTCAGCTGACTGACTTTGCCATATTGCAGGAGGGTTCCTAGCAAGGCAACACCCGCTAGAAACCTCCTTCCTGCTGGTGTGTGGCTTCTGGTATGGCGGTGCCCAGGAATTACCAGGAAGGAGCACTGGCTCGTTCCGGGCAGACAACTTCCAAGGACTAGTCTATGTATCCAGCCTCAAAACTACCACACCGGGTGAACATTGGCAAGGTCAACCGAGAAAAAGAGAAGTCCCTGTTTTCAAACTGGATGTGATTGACCAGGCTCGAATTTTAAAGACCGTTTTAGTGATGTTTGAGGATAGCGAACATTTACAAGGGTGCATCTGTAGACTTGGTCTAAGCTAGTACTGGGCCATCTCTAGTTTCACACAGAGAGTAAAACGACAAGGGATCAGGAGAGGAAGTAAAAGATGCTCCCCCTATGGGAACCTTCTCCACCTATGTATAGGTATAGGTAAGTATAGATCCCCCTCCGGAGGATCTCAAGCCCCATTTTAGAAACACTGAGAATATAATCcctgttggctttttttttcttaatacctAGTCAAGTTTCCAGCTATTGGAATCCTGAAAATCAAGGCCAAGGGTAAGGGAAAGAGCCcgactcttctttttttttttNNNNNNNNNNNNNNNNNNNNNNNNNNNNNNNNNNNNNNNNNNNNNNNNNNNNNNNNNNNNNNNNNNNNNNNNNNNNNNNNNNNNNNNNNNNNNNNNNNNNctgtagaccaggctggtctcgaactcacagagatccgcctgcctctgcctcccgagtgctgggattaaaggcgtgcgccaccaccgcccggcccgacTCTTCTTAAGAGAAAAGGAGTCTATGGGCATGAAGCGAACGGCTTCCTATCTAAACTCACAAATGTCTAATGTCTTTCCTCCtaaatgtgtttcttctgcttggCAGCTGGGCTTACAGCAACTCTGGGGCTGGGCTCGTTTGTGTTCCCTTCTTTTGGAGCGCTCATACTGCGACACCCAGGAATGTAGCTGTCCTGACCCAGGCAGGCAGCTACAGTCAAGCCCATGCTATGTGTGGCATTCTTAGCACTGCTTAGACAGCCTTGTGGCAGGACGGTTTGATTGCCGCTCGTGCTGGTTCCACCCCCTTCTGAAGTGGCTTCTTGAAGCCCGTCTGTCATCTGGGGTCACCTCAGGGGTACAGATTACCACTTGTTTGCTCTCCATTACAGACGCCGCTTACCAAGTAAACAGCATTGAGCCAGTTAGGCCCTAATGCTTCCtaggacacaaagcaagcaaggaagctgAGCACTTTGCTACCAAGTACTTTTCCTTCATATCCTTAAAGTAAAACACACAGTGGCTTCCCCAATGACAACTTTCTCACCAGCCCCACCCACCTCCTCTACCTCCctccaccacaaaaaaaaaaaaaagcaaaaccgaAAAACCCCTTTGAAGACATTTGATGAAGTGCCCTCTCCTGCCAGTGGGGGGCGCTGACAGAGCCTAGCTCCCACTGAGCTTATCAGATACACAGCCTTGGCTTGCAAAGATGGCCACAACGGATGGATGAGGTAGGGCGGGGGCGGCCCCTCCTTGCTTCTCACAGTAATGGACTACAGAGGTGCTAGTTATACCCCCTTCCTTTCACACGTCTTCCTGAATACGAAATCTCGggctcaccaccaccaccacctttgaTGGGGCCCTCTACCTAGGATGGGGACTACCTTCTTACGTGCCGCTTATTCATGCTGCCCCTCCCACAATCCCCACCCACGGCTCCCCCCTCTCCACAGTGCATTTCCCCCTAACTGGCACCGTGCAGCAGGTCGAGTCCACCAGGTCCCAGTGCTAACAGTAGAGGGACATCCTGCTTCTGCGCATGGCCTCGCTGATCAGGTAGGCGGGGCTCAGCTCTGGCTCCTCGGTCATGATGGCAATGTTCTGCCACTCTCCCGTCTGGCTGGACCTCTTGATGGTGTCTACCACGCAGAGAGCATACAGGCAGTCGTCGAAGGTGGCTGCCATGGTGAGAGGCCGACCGTCCCACGTGCGCCGGTCATCCTGATCCTGGAAAGCCTGGCGCACTGCCTGCATCATCTTCATGGTGCCCCGCAGGTAGGGCGAGGGGATGTCGCTGAATGCCTTCTCGGGCAGCAGGGAGTTGCTCACGGATGTAGTGTCCTGCAACAGCAGCTCCTGCTCCGGGGCGCTATTGCGCTGCCCGTAGAGGTCGGTGCCCACTGCCAAGAGCCGCCCTGCAGAGCCCACCACGGTCACGTCCTGCTTGAACTCTCCAGGAACGTTGAAGTTCAGGGTAACTGTGCAGCAGACTCCACCCTCCAGGACCATCTGGAAGGTGCAGAAGTCGTCGCTGGTGATCTGACGGATACCCTTGATGTGGTCCGTCTGCTTTACAAAGGTCTTGAGCAGCCCGTGGACTTTAACCGCCTTCTGGCCAGTGAGGAAGGTAAGCAGGTCGATGATGTAGGTGCCCACGGAGTGCAGGCCGCCACCGCCCATCAGGTCGTCGCAGCTCCAGTTGTACTTCTTGCCCAGCAGGCTCCCGCTGTGCACCTGCACCTCACACACCAGCAGCTCGCCCACATAGCCCTCCTCGATCAGCTGCTTCATGCGGACGAAGGCTGGCAGGAAGCGCAGCACGTTGCCCATGATGCTCATGAGCTTGGGGTAGTAGTGGGCTGCTGACATCATGCGAAAGGCGTCCAGCGGCGTCGCGGTTCGGTCACAAATGACATTCTTGCCTATGCCTGAGGAGAGCAAAAAAACCGGTAGATCAGTATGCTATAGAGGAGAGAGCCACCCCAGGGGAGTAGAGCCTTGTGTCTGTTTTCACACTCTTTCCTAACATATAAAAGTAATTCATCCTAtggcctagcatgtgcaaggccctgggttcgatcaccagcaccacacacacaaatccatccTACATATTTCAGTGTTACTTGAATTCTTACCATTAAGCTATTGACATTGATCTAATGAGTAATGCTTAATATACTGTATCACCTgcctgcatttaaaaatatactgaatTTCTAAATACGTAAAATGCCTTATTTGATGGTTTTACAAATGTGTAAAGAATAAGAaatgtggggggctggagagatggctcagcggttaagagcattgcctgctcttccaaaggtcctgagttcaattcccggcaaccacatggtggctcacagccatctgtaatgaggtctggtgccctcttctggcctgtaggaatacacgcagaaagaatattatacacataataaataaataaatatttttttaaaaaaaacaaatccataaaACATTACTTACAATTTCTAGgtataaactgttttttttttgttgttgttgttggtNNNNNNNNNNNNNNNNNNNNNNNNNNNNNNNNNNNNNNNNNNNNNNNNNNNNNNNNNNNNNNNNNNNNNNNNNNNNNNNNNNNNNNNNNNNNNNNNNNNNAGgaatacacgcagaaagaatattatacacataataaataaataaatatttttaaaaaaataagaaatgtttatttgcagctgggcgatggtggcgcacacctttaatcccagcacttgggaggcagaggcaggtgggtctgctactttaaggccagcctggtctacagagaaagacctgggacagccaggactgcacagagaaaccctgcctcgaaaaaaaaattcattgcttACAAACTGCTTTTGAAATCTTTAGTTACACAGTATCTTTTTCTGTGTAAAATATATTTCACTAAAATTATCTCATAGGTAAAAGTGTTTTTAAGTTTATATGTTACATGAAGTTTTAATAAAGctatattgttaaaaaaaaatagccttttctagagaggaaagagaataaCGGTATAGAACCAGGGTATGTAAGTTCAGGTCCTACCCAGAGAAGACGAGTCCCAACGTGAGGATGCGCTTCCTTTGGAGGAGAGAAGGCTGACATTGGGGTTCATGCTGTAGCCCAAGCCTGGCCTGGATACAGcaaccttcctgcttcagcccccGGGTCTAAGATACCAGGTACGAGCCTCCAGACTCAACCAAATGTGTCTTAATGATACTCTGAGAGCTTTGTGGctgttcctcccccaccccacccaggatTCTATTCAGAGTTTAATTTGCATTCTGTTGGAATGGTTGGACTTGGTCACTGGCAATGCTtagttgaatatttttcttatgcCATCAAGAGCCCGGCATTCATTTCACTTTAGGGGTGGATAGtacctgcttcctcttccatcccTATCTGTCTCTGGATGGTCTTATTGCTTTCAGTCAGTAGAGCTTGGCCAAGTAAGAATGGGCATCCTACTATGTCAGTAGTGGGTGTGTAAATTACAGGGCACGGCACGATGCCTCTTGGAGCCCTTTAGAGACTAAATGCTTCTGGGTCTAGAGCAGAAACAGAtcaaaggaagagagaaacacagagactgaCACGGGGTTTAttctgcagaagccaggagcctGAGAGGAGGAAAAACTCTGCTGGACCTGGAGAAACGGCAACCGGAGTGTAAGCACACAGACCTGCTAACCAGCCAGGTAAGATGTAGAGGGAGCTACTGAGCCGATGCATGGCCTGATGTATGTAGACCCTCCGCTGGAGATGTGGTCACTCAAGCTGCAGAAGAGAGAGGGACCCCAGGGCAAGGGGACTCTGATGAATCATAAGCCCCAAACTCACTTGTCCAGACTATGGGTTGGACAAAATCTTTGAACTCCTTAaacaagctgggtttgtggcaGCCCTGTAATTATAGAGGCCTGAATAGGGGGTTTCCAGGACCAGGGCTCCTCTCATTTCCCCACTGGACAAGTTAGCCAAATAGAAGTGATTGGCACAAGGGAGGAAAAAACACACAACAGATAGCCATGgttgtagtgtgaattctaattggttttaataataaaatccagagtcagatattagggggatAAAACTGAAagatagagaagcagagcagccagctgcTAGAGTTCTTTTTACCTCTACTAAATCCTCAGACGGGAGAGGGCGCGATTCTGTCTCCCTGAATCCTCAGATTGAATGCCATGAGCTCCTGtttctcctgccttatattcctctctttgtctaaccatatcccttcctgtctccacctccttagtgctgggatcaaaggagagTGattctcaagtactgggattaagggtgtgagctgccaccaccacctggctctgtttctcttttagactgaatcaatcttgtgtagcccctggtggccttgagctcacagagatctatctgcctctgccttaggattaaagtgtgtgccaccactgactggcctctatggctaactagtggctagctccacactctgaaatttaggcaagttttatttgttagatcacaaacaaaatatcaccacacatgATCTTCCACACGCACACCGAGTTGTAGCCCTCAGTGCCAGCATTAAGCATAGAGTACCTGACTCTGCTTGCCAGTTCCATCTGGCAGTTTGGCTGTTCCTTCTCTGAGGATGGAGGCTCCGGCAGTGGGATGAGGTAATGATGGCTTGCTTCACCAGCTGCCATCTCCATATATCACACAGTGTTCTGACAACAGGTTCGTGTTGCCAGGGACAGATGTGCACGTAAACAGACTATCCCTACgatgatggtggcacatactgCCAACATCTGTATTGCTCCTGTGGAGCGTGGGTTCTGGCAGATGCTAGACCCTACCGCAAGCTCCCCTGAATCAAACCATCTCTCTTGCACGTGTGAATGACacttttggaaatgttttctagTATGAAAATGAAACCAATCCACTTCACCACTTATACCCCAAATGAGCCATGACAGGGCAGCTGTGTAGATGAAAGGATCCCGAGGAGTGTTCTGGAAAACGGAGGATGAATATACACAGAATGATACCCCATCCCCAAATCTGTAGATAGATCCTCATGGGTACAGCATCCCTCCCATTGGGCTATTGCTGCATGCCGTGGGTTCCCACATTCAGTAAGATCCTCAAGGATATAAACTTGATGTTGTCAATGGTATGGTCATAGCCAGAGTGTCCTGCACGCATCATACCCAGCCCTTGGCCTGCAGTCTGTGACAGCCGTGCTTTGCAGATGGGGTTTTGGTAACACCTTTGTATAGTCTATCCTTgaacattgtaagcaacttctagaaatcaaagaaaaaaatccaaaacacaaACAGTTGCTGCTCCAAAGGTgctttgtacattttatttatagagCAAAAACCTGGGAACTGCATAGGTGaccaagaatggataaggaaactggACTGCAGCCTTCCAACAGAATAGCCAGCACCCACAAAGACTGTTCAAGGACACACAAGATGACTGCGAGGCAGTGGCGTGTGAACGGGCTGCATTCAACATGCTATGACGCCATCACCCTGAGATGAGACAGAAGCACGCATTGGCAGGGAACCCTCACAGTGGTTTACTCTTAACTCTGGTCACTAGAGTTTTGCAGTCTAGAGGCTGAATGAGGGCTTGACACAATCATCGTGGGTACTCTCTGACCGAGCTGAAGTACTTCCAATTTTATCTGCTCTTTTTTGCCTGCAATGATCAGGGGGAAAAAATgccctttttttggttttgttttctactcTTGAAGGGGACAGGGAGACTCAGAGTTATGAGAAAGGGCCCTTATCTCTTGGACTCATTGAATTTGCTAAGTTTCAGAGGCTCAGGCTCTGCGCATGCTCCCCCTATCCCTCCCCTCCAGCTGTTAGACTCTCTTTGCATGTGGTGCTGGGGGCTGAAATACAAGGTCTCATGGGCATGCTAGGAAAGACCTCTGCCAGCAATCCAATGCCCTacctcccttcattttttttgaggcagggtttggcTAGGTTACCCAGGCAGAACTTTAATAGCCCTGTTAGCCCACTGAGCTGGaaactgtgatcctcctgcctcaatttctCAAGTAGCTGGGATGAGAGAGCTGCATCACCAGAGAAAAAGCTGTTTTGGACTCACCATATGCAGTCAGACTGTGCCTTCTCTAAGGAAAAAATGGGAGAGCCATTGCCACCACCCCATATCCTTGTGGCAGTATACACATAAGGTGTAATAGCACACCTCATAGAGAATGCATCTTCCCTCAAGGGCAGAGGACCCCGACCCTGGGAACCTCCAACAATCTCCCAGAATATTCACACGGCGGTGAACTCAACAAAGGCCCTTGGAACACATGGATTCCATCTCTCTGCACACACAGGAAGTGCAAAGCGGATGAAAGGCAAAAGAAGTGGCCGAGAAAGAGGCATTTGTGGTTTTGCAAACCCCAAACATTTTGCAAACACTGGGAGAGTTCCATCAAAGTCCTCTGGTGATCCCAGCAATGGGATCCGGCAGGCATTCTGCATGCCCACTGCAGCTGGGACCAATACTAGCCACCCCGTGACTTCACCCCAGTGGCTGGGGACTGTTCTCACAGCTCCAAACTCAGCTGGCTCACTGAGAGACCTGTCCCCATGCCCAGAAATAAGTAGCTTGGGATACTGCCACTTCTGTCCATGTGGTTCCGTGTGACCAAGAGTTAGTGGTAGAGAAGACATCTTGGTCTTCTGGGGAAGGCTTCTTAACTGTCCTTTCCATGGGCTTCTGTCCTTTGTAGAATGATGCAGACCTTAGGACAGGTCTTTGGAGACCTCTGTATCTAACCTAACTTCATTTATAGGACTGGAACCCCCACCAGCAAATAAAGTGAGAGCTACATGATCattaaggagaaaaatagaaaccTCCCCCTGTAGGCATGGGGCTGAAACTGGGAGCCTAATGGATGGTAAACAAACTCTTGGCAGGAGGTacggtgtgggggggggggcgggaggagCTTTTCATCAAAAGCAGAAGCTTGATGCCCTCCTAAGGTCCCTCACAGTTTCTTCCAGCCCGCTGAGTGTGTTTCCTGTCACTGGGCTAAATGCCCATGGCCTTCGCAAGGAATCGATGCTACAGATGGAAGACATTTCCAATTGTACGATACTAAAGCCATCTGTAAACAGCTGTTTCCCTCATCTCCATCACACTCAGAATCTCCAAGTTGTGACTGAGTTCTGACTCAGGTCTTGACCACCAAAAGACCAGAACTTCTGTGGGTCATCCTCCATGCAAATAGTGCCTACACAGCCTGGGAACCTAGGCGAGGAGTTTCCCATGGACACTCTGGGAAGAGACACCTACATTCTGAGCTCCCGGGGAGCAGGCAGAGGGTGGTGGCCACCCAGAAACCAGAGTCATCCAGGCAAAAGCAGCCGGGATCTTCAAAGTACCCCGACCCCACAGCTACTGCCACTGGCATAGTTCCAGCTACGCACCCCCTTATCTAATCGAGTGGTATCTTCAAGACCAATGCCAGGTTCCCAAGCTTCTTCCTGGTCATCCCACTTGTGCTGACGGTCACTTATGATCTGGAAGTCTCAAGCAGCTGTTTCAGCAGACTGGTAAAACCCCCAAAAGACATTCCACCAGATGGGGTTTCCTCCCCTTGTCAGAGGATATAGAGAAGTTATCTCTGCAGCTAACTCCTTACCCTGACTCTTGACCTTTTCTGCAGGAAACACCTTATCCTAACTTATAGCTGGACCTCCAACACTCCCAGACCCTGGGACCAACAAGTGAGGAAGATGGACAAGAACTCCCAATCCAGTCAGTAGAGGAAAGAGGAAACCAACGAGGCAATGAGTGATTACAGGATGCAGGCCATCCAAGGGATGAGCAAGCAATGCAGTACAGCATGAAAGAGGGGCTGTCCAGCTGTTTTGGGCAAGTGAGAAAGCTCTCTGTTCAAGAGGTAACATTTTATCTGGGTTCTGAAGCTTGTGTAGGAGTTTGCCTATTTGACCTTAAGATGATGTCCCCTTTAGAAAATGATCTAAAACAGAGGTTCTTACTTGAGATCCTAGCAGCCACCAAATCTGGATTGTTTACAAAAACACTGTGCCTATTGTGAAGTGCAATTTTCTCAAGGTTAGACTCATTAGATTCCTAAAAGAACCTGTCATTCAAAAATGATTATGTTGGGGGTCTAGAGAaacggttcagtggttaagaacaaggacttctcttccagaggacctgagctcagttctcagcactccgTCTCAGATGCCTGTAACTAACTGTGGGGTCTCTGATGCCTCTcgacctctgcaggcatctgtAGCCACGTGCACATACCCTAACCTCTGACACACacgtaatttaaaatatttttaaaaatagcagccACAGCCTTGAGTTAAGCATTTACTTTCTGCCAGAAGAGCCTCCACGCTTTTCTTGCACTTCTACTGCCCAGCCTGTACCAATCCCAGGAGGCAGACACAAATACCATCCCCTTCTTACAGATGGGACGTCTGGAGGTCACCAGTCAGATCTGGGATTTGAACTGGAGCCCATCTGATCTTGTACACAAACCCCTGTCTCTGAGCACCCCAGTTTAAGACTGGTGTGGTGGTTCTTTGCCTGCTATGTGTTCCCCATCATCACTGGTTATAGGGGGGTCTATGCGTACAAGCAATGTCTGCAGCATGCAGCCCCAAAGGACGCTGGGAAGAGAGTGTGTGACTGTAGTGAGTGAGCATGGGAAATCAGGACAGAGGGGGCTGGGGAGCCTCATGCAGAGCTCGGTGGCATTGCAAGTCTCAGAGCGACTTATTAAGTTTCCACCCTAATTCTGAACTTGAGATGGAAATGGGTCAGGGTGACCCATATTCAGCTCCTTTGTCACAGCCCTGGGTGCCCTCACTGGGCTCGGAAAGAGGGTCACCACTAATGAAAGGAAATGAGAGTGGCTGACAGTGATGGGgcttggaactgaactgaagTAGCCGTGTAGACTTGTCTACACTGGACGCACCCCAAGTCCAGCGTGTGTGTCCCCCCCCCGTATCCATTACAAACCCCCCTCCACGGAGGCaggatggaaagatggaaaattcCGGGGACATGGAAAGGGCAAGGGGCCCTCTACTCTGGAGTCTGCTTGGAGCTCCTCACCAGCACAATTCACAACGGTTGCCTGCACACAAAGAATACTTATGTAGAAATCCTGATAAATAAGAATGCTAAAATATCAATAAACCCAGCTTAAGGCCTTAGTGGAGGTAACCTGAGGGAGGGCCTCACACCTTGCAAACAAGCCTATTAATGTGTTGATAGTGGAGAGGCCCTAGTTTCCTGCACCCCAGTGATCCAGAGTTCACCCTCTTACAGCCCCGTCAGGTGCCGGCACCTCAGGAACCAATCTGCGATTCCTAACCAGAAATAACTGAAATTCCACATATAACTGTTGTAAAGACAGTGACCTGTGCCTCCTTCCAGAAGCCCACACCTGGGTAAGTCGCCTTCATTCCCTAACACCTTCCTGTTGACTTGGCTTCTGGCATTTACTAAAAAATGCCTTTTAATAACTCTAGCTGGGCTTCTTACTGGctcatcctgaaattcttttcttcaaCAAAGCCAAGGATGGGGCTTAGCCCAAGCTAAGATCTCTAAAGGCAGACTCCTCAGGACTCGCTGGAGGCAGCACAGAGCGGTGTCTCCATGCCCAACAATGCCATGACTCCAGTCCGTTGGCCCAGTTCCCCTTTGTACAGTTTCCCCTGTGAGAAACAGAAATTTCCTATGCTGTTTCGTGAACATTACCATAGCAGAATGAGTAGCAGGGATCATACCCCAAACGCCAAACATCTCCACGAGGCTACGGTAACACTGAAAATGTGCTGTTGGAAATCTCCAGACAGCTCCTCCCAGCCTGGACATCCTCCCAGCCTGGACATTCCCAGACGTTTCGTTTTAGATGTgacatctctcccttcctctgtgggCTCACGTGTTTgcttggaaggttgtggaactttGGGAAGTGGGACTGAGCGAGAGGAAGCGGGTCATGGAAGGCCTTGAGGTTTATAGTGCACTTCCGCTTCCTGTctcatctctgtttcctgtttcttggAGTTCTGCTTGCATGCTCCCTACTACTATGCATTCCTTTCCTTAATGGACCAAATCCCTTCAGACTGCTAACCAAGATAAACCTCTCCTCCCTTAAGTGGCTTCTGTCAGGGATTTGGTGACAGCAACTAGATGCTGCTTCTGGCCTAGGGGAGGTGTGAGAGAGGTGTGGAGACAGCAGGGGAGTCTGCCAGAACCAAGCTCTGAGTAGTGGCCAGGACCCCAGGTAGGCGGATCTGGGGAAGGCTTTCCATGCCATCAGGTTAC
This genomic window from Microtus ochrogaster isolate Prairie Vole_2 chromosome 16, MicOch1.0, whole genome shotgun sequence contains:
- the Gfod1 gene encoding glucose-fructose oxidoreductase domain-containing protein 1 isoform X2 is translated as MMSAAHYYPKLMSIMGNVLRFLPAFVRMKQLIEEGYVGELLVCEVQVHSGSLLGKKYNWSCDDLMGGGGLHSVGTYIIDLLTFLTGQKAVKVHGLLKTFVKQTDHIKGIRQITSDDFCTFQMVLEGGVCCTVTLNFNVPGEFKQDVTVVGSAGRLLAVGTDLYGQRNSAPEQELLLQDTTSVSNSLLPEKAFSDIPSPYLRGTMKMMQAVRQAFQDQDDRRTWDGRPLTMAATFDDCLYALCVVDTIKRSSQTGEWQNIAIMTEEPELSPAYLISEAMRRSRMSLYC
- the Gfod1 gene encoding glucose-fructose oxidoreductase domain-containing protein 1 isoform X1; amino-acid sequence: MLPGVGVFGTSLTARVIIPLLKDEGFAVKALWGRTQEEAEELAKEMSVPFYTSRIDEVLLHQDVDLVCINLPPPLTRQIAVKTLGIGKNVICDRTATPLDAFRMMSAAHYYPKLMSIMGNVLRFLPAFVRMKQLIEEGYVGELLVCEVQVHSGSLLGKKYNWSCDDLMGGGGLHSVGTYIIDLLTFLTGQKAVKVHGLLKTFVKQTDHIKGIRQITSDDFCTFQMVLEGGVCCTVTLNFNVPGEFKQDVTVVGSAGRLLAVGTDLYGQRNSAPEQELLLQDTTSVSNSLLPEKAFSDIPSPYLRGTMKMMQAVRQAFQDQDDRRTWDGRPLTMAATFDDCLYALCVVDTIKRSSQTGEWQNIAIMTEEPELSPAYLISEAMRRSRMSLYC